The genome window GTGGAATGGATGCTTATTCATCTAAACCTGTCAAAATTGACGAATTAGTAAAGATAATAGGCAGACTCATTCCTAAAGGGTAAGATAGGCCGCACCTTTTGTAAGGAGCAGCCGTATTACTAAAAAATGATATTTTATTGAGCTGTTTTTGGTGCTTCAGTATTACCAACTAGATCTTTGTGCAGAATTTCTGCAATTTGTCCCTTAAAGTCCATCAGCTCTTTATTGTTAATCCCATCAATTATATCTTGTGCCGATTCGATTTCATCAAATCCTTGTGGCAAAGAACAAATCAGATGAATGCCAACTTTTTTACCCTCAAGGTCTACCAAGCCTAGGATATTAGATTTTTTTATTTTTTTCCGCACTGCCTGGGGCAGGTTGGGAATTCCGAGCAACATGTCACGGGGGTAAAAAAGATATCCGAATGAAAATTTTTCTGCGGTAAATGCGTCGTTCTGAAATCCACTGTTTAAATTAAGATTGCTGCTTTTAGCTGATTCCAACATCTGCATGATGTCAGATGCAATAGTTTCTGCGTATCCTTTATCCATCGTATGCTCCTTTTTTCTTATGTCTCTTCTGGAGTTATCTCCATTTTTTATCTAAGATCCTCTATTCCTTTTCATAATTCTTATTAAGTGTTCGGCGCATTATGAATATAATGGTAGAGGGTAAACGTCTGTTAATGAAAATTGTTTATGTCGGCAAAATGGTTTAAATGTGTTTTGAACATTCTGTTGCCGGAAGCTGAATCAAGCATTTGCATGCTATTACTGTCAAGTGTTGTTGATGGCTGACATATACTTAACTGTAAGTGAGGAAATAAATATGAAGTCTTATAGACATGAATTGTTGTTTGAGGTTCCCGGCCGCAGAGACTTTATCAACATCACGTCTGATGTTGAAAAGTGTATTGCTGAGTCCTGTGTAAAAGAAGGCCTTTGCCTGGTCAATGCCATGCATATTACAGCCAGTGTTTTTATTAATGACGATGAGCCCGGTCTTCATCATGATTATGAGCAGTGGTTGGAAAAATTGGCCCCACATGAGCCTGTTAGCCAGTACCGTCATAATGGGTATGAAGATAATGCCGATGCGCACATGAAACGGCAGGTTATGGGACGCGAAGTTGTGGTTGCCATTACTGATGGTATGCTTGATTTTGGTACTTGGGAACAAATTTTTTATGGTGAGTTTGACGGTGGACGTAAAAAACGTGTGCTGGTCAAAATTATAGGAGAGTAAGGGAGAAGCTGTCATACCAGTTGCAATATGTCGATTTTTTAGGACATATTTGATTTTCTTTGAAATGAGCTGTTTTTTCCCCAAGGTTTGAAAACTGAAATTAACACTAACAGAAGCAGGCAGCCGAATACTATAAAGGCGGTAACTTCGTTGAGCATTTGGCTGCGAAGGTATTCAGGGGTAAGCTGGGCCATAAGTTGTGTTTTTCCAGATAGTTCACTCATGTGATCAAGCCAAGGCATGTAAAATAAGAAGCCGAATATGATGAAACCGACGTTGATAATCCATTTGGTTATTATCCAGTTATATTTAAAAAATCCCCAAGAGTTTTTCCACGCAAAGATA of Maridesulfovibrio zosterae DSM 11974 contains these proteins:
- a CDS encoding secondary thiamine-phosphate synthase enzyme YjbQ, whose amino-acid sequence is MKSYRHELLFEVPGRRDFINITSDVEKCIAESCVKEGLCLVNAMHITASVFINDDEPGLHHDYEQWLEKLAPHEPVSQYRHNGYEDNADAHMKRQVMGREVVVAITDGMLDFGTWEQIFYGEFDGGRKKRVLVKIIGE
- a CDS encoding DUF2269 family protein, translated to MTKLSVSQTKWNRAIHMLSACLWGGGALSMVLLHSTITPFSGEALYGRDLCIKAIDQYVVTTGAFGCLITGTIFAWKNSWGFFKYNWIITKWIINVGFIIFGFLFYMPWLDHMSELSGKTQLMAQLTPEYLRSQMLNEVTAFIVFGCLLLLVLISVFKPWGKNSSFQRKSNMS